One Pseudomonas rhizophila DNA window includes the following coding sequences:
- a CDS encoding PH domain-containing protein, whose product MIDFNNKGFFKLKQNDEFAERVTALLLDGEQVIDAYKSMRDGVVFTNKRIIAVNVQGITGSKKDFTSLPYKNIVAYSVETSGTFDLDSELEIYFSSLGKVKFEFTGKTGIVEISKLISRHLLA is encoded by the coding sequence ATGATCGATTTCAACAACAAAGGCTTCTTCAAGCTCAAGCAGAACGATGAATTCGCCGAACGCGTAACAGCCCTGCTGCTGGATGGCGAACAGGTCATCGACGCCTATAAGTCCATGCGCGACGGCGTAGTCTTCACCAACAAACGCATCATCGCAGTGAACGTGCAAGGCATCACCGGCAGCAAAAAAGACTTCACCTCTCTGCCTTATAAAAACATCGTGGCCTACTCGGTAGAAACCTCCGGCACCTTCGACCTGGATTCGGAACTGGAGATTTACTTTTCATCCCTGGGCAAGGTGAAGTTCGAATTCACCGGCAAGACAGGCATCGTCGAAATATCGAAGCTGATCTCCAGGCATCTTTTGGCCTGA
- a CDS encoding CPBP family intramembrane glutamic endopeptidase — protein sequence MPALPWPYLAFLSIGYALALAFGHLAWTAAISVALLLFAGYAVRQQQTPVGQFLGHALFVVMALALALHWMPGFFNGRAIAPQRFTDDAVPFAMYLNQDKPLIGFWLLLACPWIVGRRSFRLSLQATALGLTLSAVLALGGAMLLGMIHWAPKWPESAWIWVLNNLLLVTLVEEALFRGYIQGGLSRRFKHLNYGDNLALILASLLFGLVHAGAGWQWVLLSGMAGVGYGLAYRFGGLGAAIAAHFGLNLLHFALFTYPMLA from the coding sequence ATGCCTGCCCTGCCCTGGCCATACCTGGCCTTCCTTTCCATCGGCTATGCCTTGGCCCTGGCCTTCGGCCATCTGGCCTGGACTGCTGCGATCTCGGTCGCGCTGCTGCTGTTCGCCGGGTATGCGGTGCGCCAGCAGCAGACACCGGTCGGGCAGTTTCTCGGCCACGCCCTGTTTGTGGTGATGGCCCTGGCGTTGGCCTTGCACTGGATGCCGGGTTTTTTCAATGGCCGGGCAATCGCGCCGCAACGTTTTACCGACGATGCCGTGCCGTTTGCCATGTACCTGAACCAGGACAAGCCACTGATCGGCTTCTGGTTACTGCTGGCGTGTCCCTGGATCGTCGGCAGGCGCTCGTTTCGCCTGTCGCTACAGGCCACGGCCCTGGGGCTGACCCTGAGCGCCGTGCTGGCGCTGGGCGGGGCGATGCTGCTGGGAATGATCCATTGGGCACCGAAGTGGCCGGAGTCGGCCTGGATATGGGTACTCAATAATCTTTTATTGGTGACGTTGGTGGAGGAAGCGCTGTTTCGTGGCTACATTCAGGGTGGCCTGAGCCGACGCTTCAAACATCTGAACTATGGCGACAATCTGGCATTAATCCTGGCCTCACTGCTGTTCGGCCTGGTGCATGCCGGGGCGGGATGGCAATGGGTGTTGCTGTCGGGCATGGCGGGGGTCGGTTATGGCCTGGCTTATCGCTTTGGTGGGCTGGGCGCGGCGATTGCCGCCCACTTTGGCCTCAATCTGCTTCATTTCGCCCTATTTACCTACCCGATGCTGGCGTGA
- the moaE gene encoding molybdopterin synthase catalytic subunit MoaE, translated as MAIRVQADPFDPGVEVNAMHAANVGVGAVVSFVGYVRDFNDGLDVSGMFLEHYPGMTEKALGKIVAEAEQRWPLLKLEVLHRIGALEPGEPIVFVAAASAHRQAAFDACAFVMDYLKTRAPFWKKENTADGPRWVEGRDSDHAAADRWKR; from the coding sequence ATGGCGATTCGGGTGCAAGCCGATCCGTTCGACCCGGGCGTCGAAGTCAACGCGATGCACGCGGCCAATGTTGGCGTGGGGGCGGTGGTGAGTTTTGTCGGCTACGTGCGTGACTTCAATGACGGCCTTGATGTGTCCGGGATGTTCCTGGAGCACTACCCGGGCATGACTGAAAAAGCCTTGGGCAAGATCGTCGCCGAGGCCGAGCAGCGCTGGCCGTTGCTCAAGCTGGAGGTCCTGCATCGCATCGGTGCCCTGGAGCCGGGCGAACCGATCGTCTTCGTGGCGGCCGCCAGTGCCCATCGCCAGGCGGCATTCGACGCCTGCGCCTTTGTAATGGACTACCTCAAGACCCGTGCGCCGTTCTGGAAAAAGGAAAACACCGCCGATGGCCCGCGCTGGGTCGAAGGGCGTGACAGTGATCATGCGGCGGCGGATCGCTGGAAGCGGTAG
- the acnA gene encoding aconitate hydratase AcnA gives MPSLDSLKTLKTLQVDARIYHYFSLPDAARSLGDLDRLPMSLKVLLENLLRWEDEKTVTGTDLKALAGWLKERRSDREIQYRPARVLMQDFTGVPAVVDLAAMRAAMEKAGGDPQRINPLSPVDLVIDHSVMVDNFASSQAFEQNVDIEMQRNGERYAFLRWGQSAFDNFSVVPPGTGICHQVNLEYLGRTVWTKEEDGRTYAFPDTLVGTDSHTTMINGLGVLGWGVGGIEAEAAMLGQPVSMLIPEVIGFKLIGKLREGITATDLVLTVTQMLRKKGVVGKFVEFYGDGLADLPLADRATIANMAPEYGATCGFFPVDDVTLDYLRLSGRPTETVKLVEAYCKAQGLWRLPGQEPVFTDTLELDMGSVEASLAGPKRPQDRVSLPNVGQAFSDFLGLNVKPTSKEEGRLESEGGGGVAVGNADQVGESEYEFEGRTHRLKNGAVVIAAITSCTNTSNPSVMMAAGLLAKKAVEKGLTRKPWVKSSLAPGSKVVTDYYKAAGLTEYLDKLGFDLVGYGCTTCIGNSGPLPEPIEKAIQSADLTVASVLSGNRNFEGRVHPLVKTNWLASPPLVVAYALAGTVRIDISSEPLGNDRDGNPVYLRDIWPSSQEVANAVAQVNTSMFHKEYAAVFAGDEQWQAIEVPQAATYVWQSDSTYIQHPPFFENISGPPPAINNVEGARILALLGDSVTTDHISPAGNIKTDSPAGRYLREQGVEPRDFNSYGSRRGNHQVMMRGTFANIRIRNEMLGGEEGGNTIYIPSGEKMPIYDAAMSYQAMGTPLVVIAGQEYGTGSSRDWAAKGTNLLGVKAVIAESFERIHRSNLVGMGVLPLQFKLDQNRKSLNLTGKETLDILGLSDVELTPRMNLPLIITREDGRQERIEVLCRIDTLNEVEYFKAGGILHYVLRQLISE, from the coding sequence ATGCCGTCCCTCGATAGCCTGAAAACCCTTAAAACGCTGCAAGTCGACGCCAGGATTTACCACTATTTCAGCCTGCCCGACGCCGCCCGAAGCCTGGGAGACCTGGACCGGTTGCCCATGTCCCTCAAAGTGCTGCTGGAGAACCTGCTGCGCTGGGAAGATGAAAAAACGGTCACCGGCACCGATCTCAAGGCCCTCGCCGGCTGGCTGAAGGAGCGTCGTTCCGACCGGGAAATTCAATACCGTCCTGCTCGGGTACTGATGCAAGACTTCACCGGCGTTCCGGCCGTGGTCGATCTGGCCGCCATGCGCGCCGCCATGGAAAAGGCCGGTGGCGATCCGCAGCGGATCAACCCGCTGTCACCCGTGGACCTGGTGATCGACCACTCGGTGATGGTGGACAATTTCGCCAGCAGCCAGGCGTTCGAACAGAACGTCGACATCGAAATGCAGCGCAACGGAGAGCGCTACGCCTTCCTGCGTTGGGGCCAGAGCGCCTTCGACAACTTTAGCGTGGTGCCGCCGGGCACCGGCATTTGCCACCAGGTCAACCTCGAATACCTGGGCCGCACCGTGTGGACCAAAGAGGAAGACGGACGGACCTATGCGTTCCCGGACACCCTGGTGGGCACCGATTCCCACACCACCATGATCAACGGCCTCGGTGTACTGGGCTGGGGCGTCGGCGGGATTGAGGCCGAAGCGGCCATGCTCGGCCAGCCGGTGTCGATGCTGATTCCAGAAGTCATCGGTTTCAAACTCATCGGCAAGCTGCGCGAAGGCATCACCGCCACCGACCTGGTGCTGACGGTCACCCAAATGCTGCGCAAGAAAGGTGTGGTGGGCAAATTCGTCGAGTTCTATGGCGACGGCCTTGCCGACCTGCCGCTGGCCGACCGCGCCACCATCGCCAACATGGCCCCGGAATACGGCGCCACCTGCGGTTTCTTCCCGGTGGACGACGTGACCCTGGACTACCTGCGCCTGTCCGGACGTCCGACCGAAACCGTGAAGCTGGTGGAAGCCTACTGCAAGGCTCAGGGCCTGTGGCGGCTGCCCGGCCAGGAACCGGTATTCACCGACACGCTGGAACTGGACATGGGGAGTGTCGAGGCCAGTCTCGCCGGGCCCAAGCGTCCTCAAGACCGGGTCTCACTGCCGAATGTCGGCCAGGCTTTCAGCGACTTCCTGGGCCTGAACGTCAAACCCACCAGCAAGGAAGAAGGCCGCCTGGAAAGCGAAGGCGGCGGTGGGGTCGCGGTAGGCAACGCCGATCAGGTGGGGGAAAGCGAATACGAGTTCGAGGGCCGGACCCATCGCCTGAAAAACGGCGCAGTGGTGATTGCGGCCATTACCTCTTGCACCAACACCTCCAACCCCAGCGTGATGATGGCCGCCGGGCTGCTGGCGAAAAAAGCCGTGGAGAAAGGCCTGACCCGTAAGCCGTGGGTCAAGAGTTCCCTGGCACCAGGTTCGAAGGTGGTCACCGATTACTACAAGGCCGCCGGGCTGACCGAGTACCTGGACAAACTGGGTTTCGATCTGGTGGGTTACGGTTGCACGACCTGTATCGGCAACTCGGGGCCGTTGCCCGAGCCGATCGAAAAAGCCATCCAGAGCGCCGACCTGACGGTGGCCTCGGTGCTGTCGGGTAATCGTAACTTCGAAGGCCGCGTGCACCCGTTGGTAAAAACCAACTGGCTGGCGTCACCGCCCCTGGTGGTCGCCTATGCCCTGGCCGGCACGGTGCGCATCGACATCAGCAGTGAACCGCTGGGCAACGACCGCGACGGCAACCCGGTGTACCTGCGCGATATCTGGCCCAGCAGCCAGGAAGTCGCTAACGCGGTGGCTCAGGTCAACACCAGCATGTTCCACAAGGAATACGCCGCCGTGTTTGCCGGTGATGAGCAATGGCAGGCTATCGAGGTGCCGCAAGCCGCGACTTACGTCTGGCAATCGGACTCAACCTACATCCAGCACCCGCCGTTCTTCGAGAACATCAGTGGGCCGCCACCGGCCATCAACAATGTCGAAGGTGCACGAATCCTGGCTTTGCTCGGCGACTCGGTGACCACCGACCACATCTCTCCGGCCGGCAATATCAAGACCGACAGCCCGGCCGGCCGTTATCTGCGCGAACAGGGCGTGGAGCCCCGGGACTTCAATTCCTACGGTTCAAGACGCGGCAACCATCAGGTCATGATGCGCGGCACCTTCGCCAATATCCGGATCCGCAACGAAATGCTCGGCGGCGAAGAAGGCGGCAATACGATCTACATCCCCAGTGGCGAGAAAATGCCGATCTACGACGCCGCCATGTCGTATCAGGCCATGGGCACGCCTCTGGTGGTGATCGCCGGACAGGAATATGGCACCGGCTCGAGTCGGGACTGGGCCGCCAAGGGCACCAATCTGTTGGGGGTCAAGGCGGTGATCGCCGAGAGCTTCGAGCGCATCCATCGCTCCAACCTGGTGGGCATGGGCGTGCTGCCGTTGCAGTTCAAGCTCGATCAGAATCGCAAGAGCCTGAACCTAACCGGCAAGGAAACCCTGGACATCCTGGGCCTGAGCGACGTCGAACTGACACCACGCATGAACCTGCCACTGATCATCACCCGCGAGGACGGCCGCCAGGAGCGGATTGAAGTGTTGTGCCGGATCGACACCTTGAATGAAGTGGAATATTTCAAGGCTGGGGGGATTTTGCACTACGTCCTACGGCAATTGATTTCAGAATAA
- a CDS encoding TRAP transporter substrate-binding protein produces MFKPIWKALACTLALSALSTAMAADPVVIKFSHVVAEQTPKGQGALMFKKLVEERLPGKVKVEVYPNSSLFGDGKEMEALLLGDVQMIAPSLAKFEHYTKSVQLFDLPFLFDDISAVDRFQLSPEGQKLLKSMESKNITGLAYWHNGMKQLSANKPLREPKDARGLKFRVQASAVLEEQFKAVNANPRKMSFAEVYQGLQTGVVNGAENPYSNIYSQKMHEVQKYITESNHGVLDYMLITNTKFWNGLQPDIRTELDKILVEVTTHVNNEAAQLNQKDKQRILDAKTTEIITLTPEERGEWRDKMKPVWKKFEGDIGADLIKAAEASNKAQ; encoded by the coding sequence ATGTTCAAACCTATCTGGAAAGCGCTCGCCTGTACGCTGGCACTCAGTGCGTTGAGCACGGCCATGGCGGCGGATCCTGTCGTCATCAAGTTCTCCCACGTAGTAGCCGAACAAACGCCCAAGGGCCAGGGCGCACTGATGTTCAAGAAGCTCGTGGAAGAGCGTCTGCCAGGCAAAGTGAAGGTCGAGGTGTACCCCAACTCCTCGCTGTTCGGCGATGGCAAGGAAATGGAAGCCCTGCTGCTGGGCGACGTGCAGATGATTGCGCCGTCGCTGGCCAAGTTCGAGCACTACACCAAGTCCGTGCAGTTGTTCGACCTGCCGTTTCTGTTCGATGACATCTCCGCCGTGGACCGCTTCCAGTTGAGCCCTGAAGGCCAGAAGCTGCTCAAGTCCATGGAAAGCAAGAACATCACCGGCCTGGCCTATTGGCACAACGGCATGAAGCAGTTGTCGGCGAACAAGCCACTGCGTGAACCCAAGGATGCCCGTGGCCTGAAGTTCCGCGTGCAGGCCTCAGCCGTGCTGGAAGAGCAGTTCAAGGCGGTGAACGCCAACCCGCGCAAAATGAGTTTCGCCGAGGTGTATCAAGGCCTGCAGACTGGCGTGGTCAACGGTGCGGAAAACCCGTACTCGAACATCTACAGCCAGAAAATGCATGAAGTACAGAAGTACATCACCGAGTCCAACCACGGTGTACTCGACTACATGCTGATCACCAACACCAAGTTCTGGAACGGCCTGCAACCTGACATCCGTACCGAACTGGACAAGATTCTGGTTGAAGTCACCACCCACGTGAACAACGAGGCGGCGCAACTGAACCAGAAAGACAAGCAGCGCATCCTGGACGCCAAGACCACCGAAATCATCACCCTCACGCCTGAAGAGCGCGGCGAGTGGCGCGACAAGATGAAGCCGGTGTGGAAGAAGTTTGAAGGTGACATCGGTGCTGATCTGATCAAAGCCGCCGAAGCCTCCAACAAGGCTCAGTAA
- a CDS encoding ABC transporter substrate-binding protein gives MKKLPLITGLALSLLASSSLFAAEKTLRIGIEAAYPPFASKTSEGKIEGFDYDIGNALCAQMKVKCQWIESEFDGLIPSLKVKKIDMALSSMTITEERKKSVDFTHKYYFTSSRLVMKEGAVVDDQYASLKGKTVGVQRATTTDRFATEVFEPKGVTVKRYSNNEEIYMDLASGRLDAIFADTIPLEDFLSMPRGKGYAFVGPELKDPKYVGEGAGIAVRKGNTQLVSDLNKAIDGIRASGEYQKIQAKYFKSDIYGD, from the coding sequence ATGAAAAAGCTCCCCCTCATCACCGGCCTGGCCTTGAGCCTGCTGGCCTCCAGCAGTCTGTTCGCCGCCGAGAAGACTTTGCGTATCGGCATCGAAGCGGCGTATCCGCCGTTTGCTTCCAAGACCTCCGAAGGAAAGATCGAGGGATTTGACTATGACATTGGCAATGCGCTGTGCGCGCAGATGAAGGTCAAGTGCCAGTGGATCGAAAGTGAGTTTGACGGGCTGATTCCGTCGCTCAAGGTGAAGAAAATCGACATGGCGCTGTCGTCCATGACCATCACCGAAGAGCGCAAGAAGTCGGTGGATTTTACTCACAAGTACTACTTCACCTCGTCGCGGCTGGTCATGAAGGAGGGCGCTGTGGTCGATGATCAGTACGCCAGTCTCAAAGGCAAGACCGTGGGTGTGCAACGGGCGACCACCACCGACCGCTTCGCTACGGAGGTCTTCGAACCCAAGGGCGTGACAGTCAAGCGCTACAGCAACAACGAAGAAATCTACATGGACCTGGCGTCCGGTCGACTGGACGCGATATTCGCTGACACCATCCCGCTGGAGGATTTTCTGTCGATGCCCCGGGGCAAGGGCTACGCGTTTGTCGGGCCGGAGCTCAAGGACCCGAAATACGTCGGTGAAGGCGCGGGTATCGCGGTGCGCAAGGGCAATACCCAATTGGTGTCGGACTTGAACAAGGCCATCGACGGGATTCGGGCCAGTGGGGAGTATCAGAAGATTCAGGCCAAGTATTTCAAGTCGGATATCTATGGCGACTGA
- a CDS encoding methyl-accepting chemotaxis protein has product MRNNQPVTQRERTFPAQQRLISTTDAKGVITYCNDAFVEISGFSKEELIRSPHNLVRHPDVPSAVFAHMWNTLKQGLPWMGIVKNRCKSGDHYWVNAYVTPVFEGNQVIGYESVRVKPSAEQISRAEALYQRINQGKPAIPRSDKWLPILQDWLPFILVSQLSFVVGAFLNSSWGFALAAVLSVPLGLMGLQWQQRGIKRLLRLAEQTTSDPLIARMYTDSRGVQARLEMSILSQEARLKTCLTRLQDTAEHLNEQARQSNSLAHNSSSGLERQRVETEQVATAVNEMAATTQEVASHVQRTADATQEANRLTSRGRDIAGETREAIERLSVVVGETGQTVTQLAKDSDEIGGVVDVIKGIADQTNLLALNAAIEAARAGEMGRGFAVVADEVRQLAQRTSESTGQIHALIAKLQQTATNAVQTMDAGHRQAEEGVARVMEADAALVGISEAVANITDMTTQIAAATEEQSSVAEEISRNISNISELADQTSGQAHSSALLSEELTRTANTQYSLVERFNR; this is encoded by the coding sequence ATGCGTAACAACCAGCCCGTCACACAACGCGAAAGGACCTTCCCGGCCCAACAACGTCTGATTTCCACTACCGATGCCAAAGGTGTGATCACCTATTGCAACGACGCGTTCGTTGAAATCAGCGGGTTTTCCAAGGAGGAACTGATCCGCTCGCCCCACAACCTGGTACGCCATCCCGATGTGCCGTCGGCCGTGTTCGCCCATATGTGGAACACGCTCAAACAAGGCTTGCCATGGATGGGTATCGTCAAGAATCGCTGCAAGAGCGGTGACCATTACTGGGTCAACGCCTATGTCACCCCCGTGTTCGAAGGTAACCAGGTGATCGGCTACGAGTCGGTGCGGGTCAAGCCCAGCGCCGAGCAGATCAGCCGGGCCGAAGCGCTCTATCAACGCATCAATCAGGGCAAGCCGGCGATCCCGCGCAGCGACAAATGGTTGCCGATCCTGCAGGACTGGCTGCCGTTTATCCTGGTCAGCCAATTGAGCTTCGTGGTTGGCGCATTTCTCAATTCCTCCTGGGGCTTTGCCCTGGCTGCCGTGCTCTCGGTGCCCCTGGGCCTGATGGGCCTGCAATGGCAACAGCGCGGGATCAAGCGCCTGCTGCGTCTGGCCGAGCAAACCACCTCCGATCCGTTGATCGCCCGGATGTACACCGACAGTCGAGGCGTCCAGGCGCGCCTGGAGATGTCGATCCTCAGCCAGGAAGCTCGCCTGAAAACCTGCCTGACCCGGTTGCAGGACACTGCCGAACACCTCAACGAGCAGGCGCGGCAGTCGAATTCGCTGGCCCATAACAGCTCCAGTGGGCTGGAACGCCAGCGAGTGGAGACCGAACAGGTGGCCACCGCCGTCAACGAGATGGCCGCGACGACCCAGGAAGTCGCCAGCCACGTGCAACGCACCGCCGACGCCACCCAGGAAGCCAATCGCCTGACCAGTCGTGGACGCGACATCGCCGGGGAAACCCGTGAAGCCATCGAGCGTTTGTCGGTGGTGGTGGGCGAGACCGGGCAGACCGTGACCCAGCTGGCCAAGGACAGCGACGAGATTGGTGGCGTGGTGGACGTGATCAAAGGCATTGCCGACCAGACCAACCTGCTGGCCCTCAACGCCGCCATCGAAGCGGCCCGCGCCGGAGAGATGGGTCGCGGCTTTGCCGTGGTGGCGGACGAAGTGCGCCAACTGGCGCAACGTACCAGTGAATCCACCGGGCAGATCCACGCCCTGATCGCCAAGCTCCAGCAAACCGCCACCAATGCCGTGCAGACCATGGATGCCGGCCACCGCCAGGCTGAAGAAGGCGTGGCTCGGGTCATGGAGGCGGACGCAGCGCTGGTGGGGATCAGTGAAGCGGTGGCCAACATCACCGACATGACCACCCAGATCGCTGCCGCTACCGAAGAGCAGAGTTCGGTGGCCGAAGAGATCAGCCGCAACATCAGCAACATCTCGGAACTGGCCGACCAGACCTCGGGCCAGGCCCACAGCTCGGCGCTACTGAGCGAAGAACTGACCCGCACCGCCAATACGCAGTATTCACTGGTGGAGCGGTTCAACCGCTGA
- a CDS encoding transposase, translating into MRKSYSSEFKLKAASMVLDEGQSVPEVCASLDIGPTALRRWVDQVRKERLGSTPEGAKAITADQREI; encoded by the coding sequence ATGCGCAAATCTTATTCCAGTGAGTTCAAGCTCAAGGCTGCCAGCATGGTGCTGGACGAGGGCCAGTCCGTTCCCGAAGTCTGTGCCAGCCTGGATATTGGCCCTACCGCCTTGCGCCGTTGGGTCGACCAGGTTCGCAAAGAGCGCTTGGGTTCGACCCCCGAGGGGGCTAAGGCGATTACCGCCGATCAGCGAGAGATTC
- a CDS encoding MoaD/ThiS family protein, giving the protein MKITVKFFARYREALGVDSQKVEGDFSTVDDVRILLAAREGFDVLKEQNLMCARNEDLCQLDEPLVDGDEVAFFPTVTGG; this is encoded by the coding sequence ATGAAAATTACCGTGAAGTTCTTTGCGCGTTATCGCGAAGCGTTGGGCGTTGATTCGCAGAAGGTCGAGGGCGATTTCTCCACGGTGGACGACGTGCGGATACTGTTGGCCGCGCGTGAAGGTTTCGATGTCTTGAAAGAACAAAACCTGATGTGCGCCCGCAACGAAGACCTGTGCCAGCTCGACGAGCCGCTGGTCGATGGTGACGAAGTGGCATTCTTTCCCACCGTGACCGGAGGCTGA
- a CDS encoding TRAP transporter small permease: MNALRRIWEHFEEGFIAFLLAAMTLVTFVYVVLNNLYTVFYSLGDNWPAASEPAFAIGDGIMGMAQAMTWSSSLTKALFGWLIFFGLSYGVRTAGHIGVDALVKLASKPVQRFIGVIACLCCLTYAGLLAVASYEWINTLMIAQIGAEDLGHFGIMQWHIGLIVPVGFALVFIRFAEILVRILMNRQTGLGLADEAAEAIKLTEHEEDKP; the protein is encoded by the coding sequence ATGAACGCCCTTCGGCGCATCTGGGAACACTTCGAGGAAGGTTTCATTGCCTTTCTTCTGGCCGCCATGACGCTGGTTACTTTCGTCTATGTGGTGCTCAACAACCTCTACACCGTTTTTTACAGCCTCGGCGACAACTGGCCAGCCGCCAGCGAGCCGGCGTTCGCCATTGGTGACGGCATCATGGGCATGGCCCAGGCGATGACCTGGAGCAGCTCGCTGACCAAGGCCCTGTTTGGCTGGCTGATCTTTTTCGGGTTGTCCTACGGCGTGCGCACGGCCGGGCATATCGGCGTGGATGCGCTGGTGAAACTGGCGAGCAAACCGGTACAACGCTTTATCGGCGTGATCGCTTGCCTGTGCTGCCTGACTTACGCCGGGCTGCTGGCCGTCGCCAGTTACGAGTGGATCAATACCCTGATGATCGCGCAGATCGGCGCAGAGGACCTGGGCCACTTCGGCATCATGCAATGGCACATCGGCCTGATCGTGCCGGTGGGTTTTGCGTTGGTGTTTATCCGTTTCGCGGAAATCCTCGTGCGCATCCTGATGAATCGTCAGACCGGCTTGGGCCTGGCCGATGAAGCGGCCGAAGCCATCAAATTGACTGAACACGAGGAAGACAAGCCATGA
- the moaC gene encoding cyclic pyranopterin monophosphate synthase MoaC → MLTHLDSQGRANMVDVTDKAVTFREATAEAFVRMLPETLQMIVSGGHPKGDVFAVARIAGIQAAKKTSDLIPLCHPLMLTSVKVELNAEGEDRVRIVARCKLSGQTGVEMEALTAASVAALTIYDMCKAVDRGMTIEGVRVLEKLGGKSGHFQADAP, encoded by the coding sequence GTGCTGACTCATCTCGATTCCCAAGGTCGCGCCAACATGGTCGATGTGACCGACAAGGCCGTGACGTTCCGTGAAGCCACGGCCGAAGCCTTTGTGCGCATGCTGCCCGAAACACTGCAGATGATCGTCAGCGGTGGTCATCCCAAAGGCGATGTGTTCGCCGTTGCGCGCATTGCCGGCATTCAGGCGGCGAAAAAAACCAGTGACCTGATTCCGCTCTGCCATCCGCTGATGCTCACCAGCGTCAAGGTCGAGCTCAATGCCGAAGGCGAGGACCGGGTGCGCATCGTTGCCCGTTGCAAACTGTCGGGGCAGACCGGCGTGGAGATGGAAGCCCTCACCGCCGCCAGTGTTGCTGCGCTGACCATCTACGACATGTGCAAGGCCGTGGATCGGGGCATGACCATTGAAGGCGTGCGGGTGCTGGAGAAACTCGGCGGCAAGAGCGGCCACTTCCAGGCGGATGCACCATGA
- the dctM gene encoding C4-dicarboxylate TRAP transporter large permease protein DctM, producing the protein MTIAFLFVALFVLMFIGVPIAISLGLAGSLTIIFFSPDSVRSLAIKLFETSEHYTLLAIPFFLLAGAFMTTGGVARRLIDFANACVGHIRGGLAIAAVLACMLFAALSGSSPATVAAVGSIAIAGMVRSGYPQAFGAGIVCNAGTLGILIPPSIVMVVYAAATETSVGKLFMAGVIPGLLLGLSLMVAIYIVAVKKNLPALPRATLREWLSTARKALWGLLLMVIILGGIYSGMFTPTEAAAVAAVYSAFIALFVYKDLTFRETPKVLLESAKLSIMLMFIIANAMLFAHVLTTEQLPQQITAWVIDAGLTPVTFLLVVNIVLLIAGAFMEPSAIILILAPILFPIAMQLGIDPIHLGIIMVVNLEIGLITPPVGLNLFVTSAVTGMSLPATIRAAMPWLMILLAFLMLITYVPWISLALPNWLGMS; encoded by the coding sequence ATGACCATTGCCTTCCTGTTCGTGGCGCTGTTCGTGCTGATGTTTATCGGCGTGCCCATCGCCATTTCGTTGGGGCTGGCCGGTTCGCTGACCATCATTTTCTTCAGCCCGGACTCAGTGCGCTCCCTGGCGATCAAGCTGTTCGAAACCTCTGAGCACTACACACTGCTGGCGATTCCGTTCTTCCTGCTGGCCGGTGCGTTCATGACCACCGGTGGCGTGGCGCGACGCCTGATCGACTTTGCCAACGCCTGCGTCGGGCATATCCGTGGCGGGCTGGCGATTGCGGCGGTACTGGCGTGCATGCTGTTTGCCGCGTTGTCGGGTTCAAGCCCTGCGACGGTGGCGGCGGTCGGTTCCATCGCCATTGCCGGTATGGTGCGCTCGGGTTATCCACAGGCGTTCGGCGCCGGCATCGTCTGCAACGCCGGCACCTTGGGCATCCTGATTCCGCCGTCGATCGTGATGGTGGTGTACGCCGCCGCGACCGAAACCTCGGTGGGCAAGCTGTTCATGGCCGGGGTGATCCCGGGCCTGCTGCTGGGTTTATCGTTGATGGTGGCGATCTATATCGTCGCTGTGAAGAAAAACCTGCCGGCCCTGCCTCGGGCGACGTTGCGCGAATGGCTGTCCACGGCGCGCAAGGCCCTCTGGGGTCTGCTGCTGATGGTGATCATCCTCGGCGGGATCTATTCCGGGATGTTCACACCCACCGAAGCGGCTGCGGTGGCGGCGGTGTATTCGGCCTTCATCGCACTGTTCGTCTACAAGGACCTCACGTTCCGTGAGACGCCCAAAGTGCTGCTCGAATCGGCCAAGCTGAGCATCATGCTGATGTTCATCATTGCCAACGCCATGCTCTTCGCCCATGTGCTGACCACCGAGCAACTGCCGCAGCAAATCACCGCTTGGGTGATCGATGCCGGGCTGACGCCGGTGACCTTCCTGCTGGTGGTGAACATCGTGCTGTTGATTGCCGGTGCGTTCATGGAGCCTTCGGCGATCATCCTGATCCTGGCGCCGATCCTGTTCCCTATCGCCATGCAACTGGGCATCGACCCAATCCACCTGGGCATCATCATGGTGGTGAACCTGGAGATCGGCCTGATCACGCCTCCGGTGGGGCTGAACCTGTTCGTCACCTCGGCGGTGACCGGCATGTCGCTGCCCGCCACCATCCGCGCAGCTATGCCATGGCTGATGATCCTGCTGGCGTTCCTGATGCTGATTACCTATGTGCCATGGATCTCGCTGGCCTTGCCGAACTGGTTGGGGATGAGCTAG